The DNA sequence GGTAATCTTCCTGATGTAATAGTCCTTCCAGATACGTCAGCTCGACCTCTAAGAAATCTGTTTGACCCAATATTCAGGTCCATCGCACGACAGCGTGGAGTTCGTCCACCCGACTTTGTTTTTTTTCAGACACCTGGCGGCGCACAAAAAATTGCACTGCGAAAAGTAAATGATTGGGGTTCTATTGCTGAAGCAAAGACAGCAACTCAAGAGACACTAATAAATCTTAAAAAAGGTGCCACACTTTATAAATGGTTTAGAGATAGAAAAACACATCAAGAGAACGATAGACAAATCCAAGAACAACGAAAAGTACTGCAGGAAGTTGATAAAGTACCAGAAATATTAAATCAGCAAAAATTACGAGCAAAAGAAATAGTTTCTTCATGTGCAACTCCAGATCCTAATATTGTAATAATCGATGACACAATGATTAGATCTGGACGCACGATTAAATTAATAAGAACAGCCTTTGGTGACAATACTGAAAATATTAGAGGATATGTTCTAACTGCGCACGAGCCTCTTGCGAATAATGTATTTAGTGCGCAGGAAATTGATATAAATTCACCAGACGCCGTGCATCCATTGGATTATATGAGGGATAATCCTGATCATGAAGGTAGTCTCCGTGATGCTTATGGAGTGGAAAAGTCAGATGTGCTTATTGATCCTTATGTACAAGTAATACGACCTCGTTCAAAACAAACGAAAATACTTAGGCGAGAAATGAGTCAAATAGGAAAAGATATTGCAAAAAAGTTGCGGGAAGATGGTTATTCGAATTAGTAAATATATTTGTAATCATAACTAACCATACATCACTTCAAATATCCCTTGTAGGGTTGTATAATTAGAAACCGTTTATGTATTTTTATAAAGAAATCAAGTAGTTTTGAAAAGAAATATAGAATACAGTGAACAGTAAAGTAATTTTAAAGTAGCGTAGTCAAATTTGACGCGCGGGAGTAGCTCAGTGGTAGAGCGTCTCGTTGCCAACGAGAAGGTCGCGGGTTCAATCCCCGTCTCCCGCTCCATGTGACAATTAACTACGGAAATGTACACAAAGTTACTTGACAAATACAATTATGAACAAAACTGTTAGTGCGGGAGGAGTTGTTATCAATAAAAACAGTAACGTATTAGTGGTTAGTCAACAAGGAGCTTCGTGGTCTCTACCAAAAGGTCATGTTAACGAAGGTGAAGACTTTTTTGTGGCTGCAAAACGAGAAGTTGAAGAAGAATCTGGAATAAACGATTTGCAATTGGTAAAAGAACTTGGAAGTTATGAAAGACCAAGACTTGACGATCCTACAGAAATTAAGACTATCCATATGTTTTTATTTAAAACAGAACAAATGGATTTAAAACCCGTAGATCCAGAAAATCCAGAAGCCAGATGGATAAAGGTAGACGAGGTTGAACAATTGCTAACGGCAGAAAAAGACAAAGAGTTTTTTAGGAGTATTAAATTTGCATTAATCAACAAAAATGGCTGAAATTGAAGAATATATAATAGTAAGTGCTTGTTTGGCTGGAATTCCTTGCAATTACAAAGGCGAGGCTAAACCCAATTCACAGGTTGTTAATTTAGTTTCATCGGGGAAAGCTATTCCAGTTTGTCCAGAATGTTTGGGTGGATTGGCAACTCCCCGTGTAGCAGCAGAACGAAAAAATGAAAAAGTCATTACTAAAGACGGATCAGACGTTACTGCAGAATTTAGAGCTGGAGCTCAAGCTGTTTTGCAAATTGCTAGAGAAAATGGATGTAAATTAGCAATTCTTAAAGCCAGATCCCCTTCTTGTGGTAAATGTAAAATTTATGATGGGACTTTTTCTGGTAACTTAGTGGACAGAAATGGTGTTACAGCAGATTTGTTAGTGGAAAACGGAATTGAGGTAAAAACGGAAGAAGAACTTTAAAATCGATCTCTGCGGCTAAGGTGGATCACAATATGTGCCATCAGCTCCCTCAAAAAGTAAGTTCGCAGCAAAAATCATTCGGTAGCTCGAGTATATCACTTGTATAAGTCTCATAACTTGGAAGATTTGATTAAGTTAGTTAGCCGTGGACGGTGTAAAATAAAGAGGCAATATTTTCATGTCTGAAGTAATCACCAAACATAATGAGGTTGGTATTACTAAGGTGATTATTGGCTCAGTCATTTATTTTTTTGTACAGATATTTGCTGCATTTTTTGGCGGAGGTACTGGCATATTAATCTCTTATAACTTAATGTCCTTTTTTGGTCTTACAATTCTCGAAGTTGCCGCAACTAAAATTATTCCGTGGTTTTTTCTTTCAGTAGTTTCTTTGGTAATTTTTGCAAATAATAATTTCATTGATTACAAAATGGGCGCAGTTCTTTTTCTGGGAATGACAATTGGTGGATACATTGGAACCCATGTCGCAATTAATAAAGGTGATATTTGGATAAAAAAATTATTTTATCTATTGGTTGCCATCACAGTTTTGAAACTACTGTTATTTTAATGATCATAGATTTCAGAACCTGAAGAATTTTTACGATCCTACTAAATTGAAACTTTCATCCAAATTGGATAGTGATCAGAGAGATTTCCATATTTTTCCTCAGTTAATACTTTGAATTCCTCTAATTTCACTTGGCTGTTTCCAAATGCATAATCAATCCTCAATATCGGTTCGTCGGTTGGAAGAGGAAACAATTTTGCAGGGACAGTATTTCCCTTACTTAATCCCAAATCAACAAAACCATTATTTACAAGTAATTTAGTTACTTCTCCTCTTTCCATTTCAGTAAGAGATGCTTCCATGCTTTTCATCGGGCCAGGGTATTTTTGGGCAAGTTCGTTCAGATTATTTACGGTCTCAGTTAAATCTTGCTCATCGAAAGTATTTAAATCGCCCGTAATTATGGTTGGGATATTTGGATCAACCAATTTTAAAACGGTCTGAGTTTGTTTAATCCTTGTGTCTTCACTTACATCATCAAAATAAACAGAAAATACATCTATTCCTACAATGTGGGTTTTTATGGCATTTCTGGTTGCAAGACAAACAGTTTGAATTTCCGTTCCAGCGACTCGAGAGAAAACAGTAATGCCATTGTCATGCCCCTTTTTTATTAATCTTTGATCATTAAGTTTAACGGATTGTACGCAGGGGTATTCAAATATGTGTTTTAAATCATCTGGTGTAAAAACTTCTGTCCAACGATAGGTATCAACAAGACTAACAATGTCCGGTTTTAGTTCTTTAATGGCACGAGCCAAATTAACAATTCGCTTGGGATTTTTTTCGGTGCTTCCATAATCGCTAAATCCACCGCTTAAAATATTCCAAGATATGATTTCTAACGACATAT is a window from the Candidatus Woesebacteria bacterium genome containing:
- a CDS encoding NUDIX domain-containing protein yields the protein MNKTVSAGGVVINKNSNVLVVSQQGASWSLPKGHVNEGEDFFVAAKREVEEESGINDLQLVKELGSYERPRLDDPTEIKTIHMFLFKTEQMDLKPVDPENPEARWIKVDEVEQLLTAEKDKEFFRSIKFALINKNG
- a CDS encoding DUF523 domain-containing protein, with the protein product MAEIEEYIIVSACLAGIPCNYKGEAKPNSQVVNLVSSGKAIPVCPECLGGLATPRVAAERKNEKVITKDGSDVTAEFRAGAQAVLQIARENGCKLAILKARSPSCGKCKIYDGTFSGNLVDRNGVTADLLVENGIEVKTEEEL
- a CDS encoding sulfite exporter TauE/SafE family protein; protein product: MSEVITKHNEVGITKVIIGSVIYFFVQIFAAFFGGGTGILISYNLMSFFGLTILEVAATKIIPWFFLSVVSLVIFANNNFIDYKMGAVLFLGMTIGGYIGTHVAINKGDIWIKKLFYLLVAITVLKLLLF
- a CDS encoding endonuclease/exonuclease/phosphatase family protein, with the translated sequence MSLEIISWNILSGGFSDYGSTEKNPKRIVNLARAIKELKPDIVSLVDTYRWTEVFTPDDLKHIFEYPCVQSVKLNDQRLIKKGHDNGITVFSRVAGTEIQTVCLATRNAIKTHIVGIDVFSVYFDDVSEDTRIKQTQTVLKLVDPNIPTIITGDLNTFDEQDLTETVNNLNELAQKYPGPMKSMEASLTEMERGEVTKLLVNNGFVDLGLSKGNTVPAKLFPLPTDEPILRIDYAFGNSQVKLEEFKVLTEEKYGNLSDHYPIWMKVSI